The Mangifera indica cultivar Alphonso chromosome 12, CATAS_Mindica_2.1, whole genome shotgun sequence DNA window GATGGTTCTTCAGAGCTCGATCGCGTCTGTGTTTGGGAGTGAGGTGAGACGGCCGGTCAGAGAAGCTGTGAAGTTTGGTACTCGTTTGAGATTCGTGCCGCGTCCTGGTTTACATGGTGTTGGGCTTGATAGGTTGCGCGCCCAGCGGAGAAATGGAGTCCGTCCACCGCGAATTGGTCTTGTGAGTGTGCTTTGAGATTTCGTTTTGtctgtattttgttttttcaaaatttatttatttattaaaaaagaaatgatgcCACTTGATATGATTGCTGGAAAGTGGATACTAGTAGCAATGAATGTTTTAAGATTTGTTAATGAGATGACGTGTAACTTTGAAGGTTAggttttatgatataaattgaCGAAGTATGGAGTTGCAATAATTTATCATGGTAGTAATAAGTAAAAGTTGATTGATAATTCACCAATCATGGATTGTTGATTGGTAATGTAATGTTTTTGGGTCATCACCATTGTTGAGGAATTATAATCCTATTCTAGCTGAAAACTATcgtaaatttatgaattttgagTGCAAATGTATTAAACGAGGAACAGTTTGTTTCCTGTTATATGGGAAAAATCACCTCTATGCATCATGTTGTTATACAACCCGTCAACTTGTATGGAAAAACACTTCTATGAATCATGTTTTAATCTAACCTATCAATTTGAAAGCAAGTGTTGCACTTGTGCTAATGTGGTATACTCTCATTGATTGGTTTCATTAGAAGGATGTATGTACTTGCTTACTATTTTGTGTCCTTTGGGTGTTGAGAGATAGCCTCATGAGGGGTCAAACACttaaaactcaaataagaaagAGTGGATGAATATAAAAGTACTTCCAAATGATGAAAGATGATAAAGAATTGTGGAAAATCCTAGTGATGGGATGAGATGGTGTTTGTACATTAAAGAGATCCTATAGATGATCAGCTCATTTTTCTGTTCAAAATGATTGTTCATTCATGCGTCGATTGATGGTTGTTATATGTGTTAAATGTGGCTCATTGTTTGGCTTTATGATGGGATAAGTAATGTATTAGTCAATGATGGGATGAAATGATGGCTTTATGACACTATAAAAGTACTTCCAAATGATGAAAGATGATCAAGAATTGTGGAAAATCCTAGTGATGGGATGAGATGGTGTTTTTACATTAAAGAGATCCTATAGATGATCAGCTCATTTTTCTGTtctaaaatgatttttcattcaTGCATTGATTGGTGGTTGTTATATGTTTAAATGTGGCTCATTGTTTGGCTTTATGATGGGATAAGCAATGTATTAGTCAATGATGGGATGAAATGATGGCGAAATGATTCTATAAAAGTACTGCCAAATGATGAAAGATGATCAAGAATTGTGGAAAATCCTAGTGATGGGATGAGATGGGGTTTGTACATTGATGAGTTCCTATAGATGATCAGATTATTTTTCAGTTCTAATATGATTACTCATTTATGCATCGATATTTGATTGGTGtttgttatatttgtaaaatgtGGCTCATTGTTTGGCTTTATGATGGGATAAGTAGTGTATAAGTCAATGCTATTGTAATTTTGCTACTTgcttggtgattttttttttctctcacttagTTTGAGGGCGTGCATGCTTTCTTATCATATGTTGAACACCTTAATCACAAGAATTTTAGAGAAACTATACAGCAACTTAAGAAGACATTAGAAACTTGATGCATTAAGGCAACCAATTCATGCTGAAAACAAATATACTGTTAGAAAATAGTTTTAGATATTGGATGTATTGTATAAAAAACTGATACCTTATAAAAATAATGCTTTTGAGAAGAGAGTGCAGTTTTGAATGAGAAAGGTTAACTGTTTGTTCTTACTTTTCCActttaaacttgataaaataaatagtattaaaaccggaagaaagagaaagaatttgACAATGGATTTTGACTTGATGaattattgtaatataaatatgtatgagGTGGGGCTGTAAGTTTTTGAGAATGTCTACTTTTAGCGATGTTTGAATAGTCTTATATTGCTTTGTTAACTAAAAACACGCAAGGTGCTGAGTATGAAGAATTTGTGTTTGACTAACTTAATAGTATTGACAACATTATTGTCAAGATCCTCACGTCTAGGTTTCACCTGTGCAGTCATTGTTTGAGGATTCTTACTGCAAATTAATGATTTGTCTCATTCTCTCCCATgctaatcaattaaatattcatgaaaaaatataaactaattgtCCATTGACATGGAGCACATGATCTTCAAATCCCTTGTAGCAGGAATTGTGACTCTTTCTATTTTAAACCTCTGAATTTCAgtcatctttttttctttttccagcaGTTGTTTGATGCTAAGTTATCATATTGTAGTTTTGTGCATCCAAGTTTTTTTAACAGTTAAATAAATTGTGCCTGCCTTGATGGATGACAGATCTTAGGAAACATGACAAAAGATCCACAGTCACTGATGTTGATTACTGTGGTGAAGAATCTACAGAGACTTGGGTATGTGTTTAAGGTAAACTGCCCTTTCATTTtcgtaatttaattttttgacatttttctacattatttattatcttttcgtATTTGTAATAGCAAATACTGCTATATCTCATGTATGTATGTAGCACATGACCGATGAAGCTGatcaaaagtttcaaaaaaaaaattctttacttCTGTAAAAATAAGTATTGCATAGTTGTGGATGGCATAATAGTTCTTTTATGTTATGAGCAGTGTTTTAGACTGCTTAAATCAGAGGTGCTTATGCACACTCACTGCATGTATGACAGATCTATGCTGTGGAGAATGGAACATCACACTCAATGTGGGAGCAGATAGGTGGTCAAATTTCTATCTTAGATCCAGAGCAGTCTGGCCATATTGATTGGTCTATGTATGTTCCTAAAAGTCATACTATTTGTTtacattttccattttttgtttcttgtttgtTCTTTCTATATCTCAAAAGTGATCATATCTTAGTCAAGAGCTTTTCGGTAAATTCCTCTCTTTTAATATGACATGGATGATTAACATCCTGTGCATTCTTCAAACAGTTTTGAAGGTATTATTGCTGATTCTCTTGAAGCAAAAGAAGCCATATCCAGGTGGGTGGTATGATGATTCTATATTCAGTTCACTGatacttataatttatttaagagTTTTCATATTGCATGGCACTCCCTGGTGGATTATGAGCATGATGCTTGGCCACAGATCAAATCATATCTTATCCTTTTGAGAAAGTTTTGATAATTTCTGTTTTTGGATCCTCCTATGTATTAACTATGCACATAATGTTAAATTTGCTGAAGGTTGGAAATTGTAAATCTTACATGGCATTTGTTTTGGGTATTTTCAGGATAGAGCATCTGGCATTCTTATATTTTGctttttcaaataaatcttCATTATTATGTACTGCAAAGAATATGCTAATTCATTGGAAGATGAGCAACGATGATCGaacgatttttttttcatttattttattttaaagcgGTTTTCATTTACTATATTTTGAAGAGGTGGTTCTGTAATGTTTATTTATGGAACAAAGCTAATATAGTCTGGCTTGTGTAGCATTTAGATGTGATTTCTTAGAGATGCATCTCGTTCCAACTTTTCTGGACATGTTTGCATTGTGTGAGATGCTATGATTAGTGAGTTTTATATCTATGCAGCCTTATGCAGGAGCCTTTTCATTCAATACCACTCATATGGGTAATCCAGGAAGATGCACTGGCAAACCGTCTACCAGTGTACGTGGAAAAAGGCTCAAAGCATCTTCTTTCGGATTGGAAAAGTACTTTTAGCAGGGCTAGTGTTGTTGTGTTTCCAGATTTTAGTCTGCTGGTAAATAACCTTCAATTATGTCACTACTCGATTTCAAGTTAGCATGCTAGACATTCTTATTCTGTTTCTCAACCTTCCCATATCAGATGTTATATAGTGTGCTTGACACTGGAAACTTCTTTGTGATTAACGGATCACCAGTCGACGTGTGGGCTGCAGAGATCTACAGTAAAAACCATGCAAAATATCAATTAAGGAAGGAAAATGGATTTCTTCAAGATGATATATTAGTTGCAGTTGTTGGAAGTTCCTTCTTCTATGATGAGCTATCCTGGGACTATGCTGTGGCAATGCATGATATAGGACCTCTGCTAATGAAATATGCAAGGAGAAACAATGTGGGAGGatcatttaaatttgttttcttatgCGGCAATTCCACTGATGGCTATAACAATGTTCTACAGGTAATCAtattgttaattgattaattattgcatatgtttttaCTGTGTGAATGCCACCAAAGTATCTTCTTGCATTTGTCCTATAATTTGTTGTGGGTATAATCTTTCGAAAACTTAACTAAAATATGCCTGATCATTCTGTTGATCAGTCTAGTTGTCATTTGATGGAGTATAAACAGAATAGCGGTATCTCAAGTATTGAAGGTGGATCTACGCAGGCGTTGCAAATGGTTTactattttcttcattaattatatatgtattgaaAGCTGTTAATTTTATCTAGTGGTTCAGATGTTTGATTTCAGTTATGcttctttgaaaatatttgCTATTTTATTCATTCTGTAATTGTGCAACCACAATCATCAATGGCATATGCTACTTGATGAGTGAATGCGTTGAATTGTGAACTATTATCTTATTAACAATAGCTTCATATTGTAAAATCTATGGACAAGTCTTAAAGAAATGGGAAAAATGAACTGAAGCAgtcgttttgaaaaatatctttGCTTTATTTTCAATGGGCATGTCAACAATGCTGTTTTGAATACATATATAGTTAATCTGGAAGATTgatgatttcttttatttcttgtatAGGAAGTTGCCTCACGTCTAGGACTATTGAAAGGTTCTATGAGGCATTATGGGCTGAATAATGATGTCAACAGTGTGCTGCTGATGGCTGACATTGTTCTCTATGGTTCTTCCCAAGTTGAACAGGGTTTTCCTTCATTGATTATTCGTGCCATGACTTTTGGAATCCCTGTCATTATACCTGATTTTCCTATCATTAAAAAACATGTAAGTCCAAGTTTTTTCTCATCTCATCTGCTGATTACTAAAGTTTTGGGGTCCTTTGTTTCTTATATCTGGGAATTGGCTACAAAATTACAggttattgatggtgtcaatgTGATGTTTTATCAGAAACATAATCCTGAGGATTTGATGAGGGCTTTCTCACTTTTCATATCAAATGGGAGGCTTTCTAAGTTTTCTAGAACTGTTGCTTTATCTGGAAGACTACTTGCTAAGAATATGCTGGCGTCAGATTGCGTAACTGGTTATGCACGGCTTCTGGAGAATGTACTCAATTTTCCTTCAGATGCCTTGTTGCCAGGTCCTATCTCACAACTTCAGCAGGCTTCATGGGAGTGGAACTTGTTTAGGGAAGAAATGGAGCGTGGAATAGGTGACATACCAAATGTGCAGCAGGGGGATTATTCATATAGAAATTCCAGTGTTTATgtccttgagaaagaatttgCCAATCTTGTTGATTCAATGAACTTGtcagaaaatgaaaatcaaagttGGGCACAAGATTCCTTGACTGAAGGAGATTGGGATGTTTTAAGggatttagaaaattttgaagaatatgAGAGTCTAGAGAGGCAGGAGGTATGATGTCTTGCAATTATACAACTTTATTGGATCTTCCCATTCCCAACCCCTTGCattatcttttctttgtttttatgtCATCTTTTGGTTTCAGACATCTGAcatggatttttttttcctaatgtGTAGCTTGAAGAAAGAATAGACAGTGACATTGGAGTGTGGGATGATATATATCGTAAAgctcgaaaatctgaaaagctTAAGTTTGAAGCTAATGAAAGGGATGAGGGAGAGCTAGAAAGGACAGGGCAGCCAGTATGCATTTATGAAATATATGGTGGTGCTGGGGCCTGGCCATTTTTGCACCACGGTTCCTTGTATCGTGGTTTAAGTCTTGTGAGTCTATTTGTCCCTTTTCTTCAGctgatgttatttttttaataattaatatgttatattattttaatttgattatatattttttttaattttttaatttttttgttatcttaTGTCATTTGGTCTTGAgctattactattttatttcagccatataaaaattttttgatttgcTATTAGAGGGTTTAAACCTTTTGgcatcattttttgtttgatctgCTCTACCTGCTATATATAGGAAAAgaggaaaataaagaaagaaaatatagaaatgCACACTGTCTATCATGTTAGTAACTTTTTTATGGTATGGTATGTAATTTAGTCTTTACTGATGCCTTTCTCATGTGTTTGCTTTAGCATATATGAATCTTTTATTCCCTCCTTAAGGGccattcctttcttctttttatttttttaacttatactAGTAGGCTTTATCTAAAAATGGTATATTTGTAGTGTAATTAcgttttttttcctcttaatcATCCCCTTTTTTTCTGTCAGTCTACAGCAGCTCGAAGGttaaaatcagatgatgtggatgCAGTTGGCCGGCTTCCTCTTTTGAATTGTACTTACTACCAGGACATTCTCTGTGAGATTGGAGGAATGTTTTCTATTGCAAATAGAGTGGATAGCATCCACAAGAGACCTTGGATTGGGTTTCAGTCATGGCGTGCAGCTGGTAGAAAGGTATTTCTACCACAGTTGTGTTGTCCCTATAtttcagtttttgatttttcaatgcAGCTGTATTAATAAACTGCATTTCCATCTTTActtttaagtttgagttcatcCTTCtagaaacaaagaagaaagagacGTTTGGAATTTCAGTAATGTCTATTTAGAAAAGGAGTAGTTTGCATTGGGAAAAAATGGAAATGCAATTCTACCTCAAGTTTCCgcatttttttccttctactAACACCATccctttttttcctttgaaaaaaAAGGTTTCATTGTCCGTGAGAGCTGAAAAAGTTCTGGAAGAAACATTACTGGAAACGAAAAGCGATGTTATGTATTTTTGGGCACACCTGGACATGGATGGTGGATTTGCAGGAAGTTATAATGAGCTCACTTTTTGGTCATTGTGTGACATCCTAAATGGAGGATATTGCAGGTACAGTAGATAAATATATGCTGGGAAAATATTATCATGCATGCATAGCTCATGTTGTCAATACCTTTTAGAAGAAATTGATTGTTGGCTTCTAGTTATAGACATGAACCCAAAAGTTTTGACActtgattataaattttgttggaGCGtcaacaatttttgtttttaaatgcaTGCAGAGCTGCTTTTGAAGATGCCTTCCGAAAGATGTATGACTTACCATCACACATTGAAGCTCTCCCTCCGATGCCAGTGGATGGTGGTCTCTGGTCTGCCCTTCATAGCTGGGTGATGCCAACTCCTTCCTTTTTAGAGTTCATGATGTTTTCAAGGTAATTCACATGGTATACGAATTTCATTTTCCCTGGATGTTTTATTGAAGGCACTATTGCTTATCATCAATTAAACTGTAAGATTTTGTTACACAATTGCAGGATGTTTGTTGATTCTCTTGACGCCCTGCATACCAATTCTGGTGAACCGAATATGTGTTTGTTGAGTTCCTCTAACCTTGAGGTAAAGTTATATGGGAtttagaaaatttgtttttccAGTTCTGATAGGCAAAGACCTCTCATTTGCTTTTTTTCTCGTTCATCAGAAAAAACACTGTTATTGTCGGGTAATGGAACTTCTTGTCAATGTATGGGCTTATCACAGTGGACGAAAGATGGTGTACTTGGAACCACTCTCTGGTTCTCTAGCAGAGCAGCATCCTGTCAATCAACGCAGTAGATACAGATggggaaaatattttaattttacatttttgaaGACTATGGATGAAGATCTTGCAGAGGCTGCAGATGATGGTGACCATCCAAGGGAGAAGTGGTTGTGGCCACTAACGGGGGAAGTGCATTGGCAAGGGATttatgaaagagagagagaagaaagataCCGGCTAAAGATGGACAAGAAGAGGAAAACAAAGGAGAAATTATTCGAAAGGTTGAGACACGGATACAGACAGGCGTCGCTTGGAAGAAAGAAATCtgtataataagataaaatcttCTTTGGTGCCTATAGCCGAAAACTGAGTCGTTTATGTCTTTGATCATAACACAGGTGAACCAAAATTCATTATTCATCTGGGAAGCAGGAAAGGCGTTCAGCTGGAGAAGCTTTCCTTCTAGCATCCAGATTCAACAGATTATATCGTTCTTTACACGAAATTAATTTACTTCTGTTGACTGCAGGGAAACACACATTTTGAGGCTTATTATAGAACTACCAGGATCGTCAAACACTAATTGAGATTCTTTCTCCACATTCAAGTTACTCATCTAGCAAAGTATACAATGTATTTTTTGACCATTGtatattctttttgtattattataggCAATTTTGATAAGAGCAACGGCATGATTCAAGCTGGACCCTTCCTGCTCTGGTTTTTCATTTCGCATTTTCCAGATTCTGATCCCTGCTTTGTTACCCAAGTTGGATTCTTACTCCAATgaatttatttacaaatggtCTAATATTCCGGTTATAGTTATGTGAGCCATACACGGTAGAGTGCAAAACAAGAAGGCTGTGTTCTTGCTGGGGAAGCAACAAAATCTATACATTATAgtattaatagataaatgaatatatttttctttttccggAATCATGTAATTAATCTTCTTTAGTGATGACGTTAACCTAGTCACTAATCCTTGTATCAGCGCAGCCCATCCAAAAAGTCACAGGAGCAATGAGATGTCAATTTGAAAGTAAACCCGGATCTTTGGctcggttttttttttcccgGTAAAGAGGGGAATTTttaataaagacaaaaatgaagatagattaaattttcataattaaagatagagataaatatattctcaattcatttattttttcttttctctatatattaaattatcttttaaaaattttaaattattataaatatgttttaactttttataaaaatttgtctTGCAGGGAATGAAAGAGAAATGGGAGAGAAAATTTTCCTTTTGGAGAGAACTATGACGTAGATTTAAATATTGGATTTCTATCTGTCCAGTGTCATCTCTATTCCTTATTTATAATTGGCCATCTAACAAGCTCAAAAATGTTGGGTGAGCCCAATCTATAGCCCATTAACAGTTGCTATTCATggtcaattttgtttgtttgtctgGTTCGATGACAAGTCTTAAAAAATTACGGTGCTCCCGTCCCGCCCTTAGGTGGACCGATTGAAAAAATCTCTGCGCTTCACTTGACTTGTGTTTATACTCTTGATAGGGTTCTGAAAAACCCTTCAGTCCAgccttcttttctctctctctatgatGTTCAGGTAACACTCTCTCTCTAACCCTCCATGCTCTTCCATTTTCCATTTATTTCCCTCTTGTTTTTACTTCTTCCATTTCTTTTGgcattttcaattcttttttaagTGGCAACAACTTTCATCATCTCTTTTTATTTCGCTCGTTGTTTTCTTTGTGTATCGCTTTCCTTTTGCGGAATTCATTTATCCAGTATGACTGCACTCATGGGCGTGCTTGAGTACTGGGTTGCTGATCCCGGCTACGTTACCGGGATCAGTGGACTTTACTGGGGTGCTATTCCTTTATTTAACGTGCAATGGATGATTCCTGCTAATTTTTTAGGGAATCAtgttattccttttagattgtTGCTGTGTTTTAATGGACCAAGACTGTACTGTTAATGGTCGATTGTAATTGTGATTTATGAATGAGTCTCTCTAATTTTGATCTTCTTATTTGTAAGTTTACATTTGTAACAGGCGGTGGTGAACTTAATTTCCAAAGATAATGCATGCTGTTAAGGGTGGTTTGGTTGGGCAAACATTTGCCTTATCTAAGAGCAACGAGTCTGAAGGGAAGAAGTCTCGAATTCGGCGTTCAAAGGAGGAGAGGAAGACAATGGTTGAATCCTTTATAAAGAAGTAATTCTGTATACATATTcccttaattttagaaaattttactaTTGTTTCACCTAGGGAAAGGGTTCTGCTTATTTTCCTCGCCTTCTACTTCTTATTTACCCAGGATAAATTAATTCGTTCTTAGAATGTGCATCTGTGTCTGTCCCTCATATTGTGTAACTTATTTTCTAGGAACACATATAGCTTTTCCCTTTATTCCTGTAGTGTCTGATAATTGGTCGAGCATGATTTGATAGGGTTGTTGATACTTTGAGTTCTAGCCTCTTGCTAATTGTATCTTTTGGCCTGGAAGAAAGCTTGGACATTACCTTAATCTCATCATTTGCATGGTCATTTTTGCATCTGTTTCAAGGAATGTTACTTTTTGTCGGATTATAATGTTCAAACAGTGTGGTTCAACTGATGTAATTGCATGTCCACACTTTGCTTTCTTGTAC harbors:
- the LOC123192677 gene encoding uncharacterized protein LOC123192677 isoform X1, which gives rise to MGRASIPPDSDDGNAATNNTVTGLLSFHSIRDRLRFKRNPNHCQSKSQVKTAFHHYAPRNRQSNGTAAVNNRSNRKGLFSLFPFRGTYLLYFMMFLAVFGFAMASMVLQSSIASVFGSEVRRPVREAVKFGTRLRFVPRPGLHGVGLDRLRAQRRNGVRPPRIGLILGNMTKDPQSLMLITVVKNLQRLGYVFKIYAVENGTSHSMWEQIGGQISILDPEQSGHIDWSIFEGIIADSLEAKEAISSLMQEPFHSIPLIWVIQEDALANRLPVYVEKGSKHLLSDWKSTFSRASVVVFPDFSLLMLYSVLDTGNFFVINGSPVDVWAAEIYSKNHAKYQLRKENGFLQDDILVAVVGSSFFYDELSWDYAVAMHDIGPLLMKYARRNNVGGSFKFVFLCGNSTDGYNNVLQEVASRLGLLKGSMRHYGLNNDVNSVLLMADIVLYGSSQVEQGFPSLIIRAMTFGIPVIIPDFPIIKKHVIDGVNVMFYQKHNPEDLMRAFSLFISNGRLSKFSRTVALSGRLLAKNMLASDCVTGYARLLENVLNFPSDALLPGPISQLQQASWEWNLFREEMERGIGDIPNVQQGDYSYRNSSVYVLEKEFANLVDSMNLSENENQSWAQDSLTEGDWDVLRDLENFEEYESLERQELEERIDSDIGVWDDIYRKARKSEKLKFEANERDEGELERTGQPVCIYEIYGGAGAWPFLHHGSLYRGLSLSTAARRLKSDDVDAVGRLPLLNCTYYQDILCEIGGMFSIANRVDSIHKRPWIGFQSWRAAGRKVSLSVRAEKVLEETLLETKSDVMYFWAHLDMDGGFAGSYNELTFWSLCDILNGGYCRAAFEDAFRKMYDLPSHIEALPPMPVDGGLWSALHSWVMPTPSFLEFMMFSRMFVDSLDALHTNSGEPNMCLLSSSNLEKKHCYCRVMELLVNVWAYHSGRKMVYLEPLSGSLAEQHPVNQRSRYRWGKYFNFTFLKTMDEDLAEAADDGDHPREKWLWPLTGEVHWQGIYEREREERYRLKMDKKRKTKEKLFERLRHGYRQASLGRKKSV
- the LOC123192677 gene encoding uncharacterized protein LOC123192677 isoform X2, which produces MGRASIPPDSDDGNAATNNTVTGLLSFHSIRDRLRFKRNPNHCQSKSQVKTAFHHYAPRNRQSNGTAAVNNRSNRKGLFSLFPFRGTYLLYFMMFLAVFGFAMASMVLQSSIASVFGSEVRRPVREAVKFGTRLRFVPRPGLHGVGLDRLRAQRRNGVRPPRIGLILGNMTKDPQSLMLITVVKNLQRLGYVFKIYAVENGTSHSMWEQIGGQISILDPEQSGHIDWSIFEGIIADSLEAKEAISSLMQEPFHSIPLIWVIQEDALANRLPVYVEKGSKHLLSDWKSTFSRASVVVFPDFSLLMLYSVLDTGNFFVINGSPVDVWAAEIYSKNHAKYQLRKENGFLQDDILVAVVGSSFFYDELSWDYAVAMHDIGPLLMKYARRNNVGGSFKFVFLCGNSTDGYNNVLQEVASRLGLLKGSMRHYGLNNDVNSVLLMADIVLYGSSQVEQGFPSLIIRAMTFGIPVIIPDFPIIKKHKHNPEDLMRAFSLFISNGRLSKFSRTVALSGRLLAKNMLASDCVTGYARLLENVLNFPSDALLPGPISQLQQASWEWNLFREEMERGIGDIPNVQQGDYSYRNSSVYVLEKEFANLVDSMNLSENENQSWAQDSLTEGDWDVLRDLENFEEYESLERQELEERIDSDIGVWDDIYRKARKSEKLKFEANERDEGELERTGQPVCIYEIYGGAGAWPFLHHGSLYRGLSLSTAARRLKSDDVDAVGRLPLLNCTYYQDILCEIGGMFSIANRVDSIHKRPWIGFQSWRAAGRKVSLSVRAEKVLEETLLETKSDVMYFWAHLDMDGGFAGSYNELTFWSLCDILNGGYCRAAFEDAFRKMYDLPSHIEALPPMPVDGGLWSALHSWVMPTPSFLEFMMFSRMFVDSLDALHTNSGEPNMCLLSSSNLEKKHCYCRVMELLVNVWAYHSGRKMVYLEPLSGSLAEQHPVNQRSRYRWGKYFNFTFLKTMDEDLAEAADDGDHPREKWLWPLTGEVHWQGIYEREREERYRLKMDKKRKTKEKLFERLRHGYRQASLGRKKSV
- the LOC123192677 gene encoding uncharacterized protein LOC123192677 isoform X3, producing MGRASIPPDSDDGNAATNNTVTGLLSFHSIRDRLRFKRNPNHCQSKSQVKTAFHHYAPRNRQSNGTAAVNNRSNRKGLFSLFPFRGTYLLYFMMFLAVFGFAMASMVLQSSIASVFGSEVRRPVREAVKFGTRLRFVPRPGLHGVGLDRLRAQRRNGVRPPRIGLILGNMTKDPQSLMLITVVKNLQRLGYVFKIYAVENGTSHSMWEQIGGQISILDPEQSGHIDWSIFEGIIADSLEAKEAISSLMQEPFHSIPLIWVIQEDALANRLPVYVEKGSKHLLSDWKSTFSRASVVVFPDFSLLMLYSVLDTGNFFVINGSPVDVWAAEIYSKNHAKYQLRKENGFLQDDILVAVVGSSFFYDELSWDYAVAMHDIGPLLMKYARRNNVGGSFKFVFLCGNSTDGYNNVLQEVASRLGLLKGSMRHYGLNNDVNSVLLMADIVLYGSSQVEQGFPSLIIRAMTFGIPVIIPDFPIIKKHVIDGVNVMFYQKHNPEDLMRAFSLFISNGRLSKFSRTVALSGRLLAKNMLASDCVTGYARLLENVLNFPSDALLPGPISQLQQASWEWNLFREEMERGIGDIPNVQQGDYSYRNSSVYVLEKEFANLVDSMNLSENENQSWAQDSLTEGDWDVLRDLENFEEYESLERQELEERIDSDIGVWDDIYRKARKSEKLKFEANERDEGELERTGQPVCIYEIYGGAGAWPFLHHGSLYRGLSLSTAARRLKSDDVDAVGRLPLLNCTYYQDILCEIGGMFSIANRVDSIHKRPWIGFQSWRAAGRKVSLSVRAEKVLEETLLETKSDVMYFWAHLDMDGGFAGSYNELTFWSLCDILNGGYCRAAFEDAFRKMYDLPSHIEALPPMPVDGGLWSALHSWVMPTPSFLEFMMFSRMFVDSLDALHTNSGEPNMCLLSSSNLEWTKDGVLGTTLWFSSRAASCQSTQ